A window of the Cystobacter fuscus genome harbors these coding sequences:
- the gspF gene encoding type II secretion system inner membrane protein GspF, producing MPVFEYKALDSAGKSIRGMLEADSAKTLRSQLRKDNKFLTEVIGQADGNRAAVRKGANAAQADREVNFGKLARGRISTDDIAITTRQLATLLGAGVTLVEALTALVDQVEKERLKLILSEVKSRVNEGSSLADALATHQKVFGSLYVNMIRAGEHSGALDKVLMRLADFTESQSKLQQKIVGTMTYPAIMVLVGVGILTLLMVVVIPKVTKIFTTMKATLPWTTRLLIWTSTMLQDWWFIIFPTLFAIIFGLTSYFRSPKGKPVWDRYALKAPIFGGLLRLLAISRFARTLATLLKSGVPLLTAMDITKAVITNSVLADVVEKARDAIREGESIATPLKRSGEFPPLVYHMVSIGEKSGQLEDMLLSVADNYENQVNVRIGALTSMLEPLLTVFMGVMIAFVAFSVLMPILQVNSAIR from the coding sequence ATGCCAGTGTTCGAGTACAAGGCCCTCGATTCGGCCGGAAAATCCATCCGCGGGATGTTGGAAGCGGACTCTGCCAAGACCCTGCGCTCGCAGCTGCGCAAGGACAACAAGTTCCTCACCGAGGTCATCGGCCAGGCCGACGGCAACCGGGCCGCGGTGCGCAAGGGCGCCAACGCGGCCCAGGCCGACCGCGAGGTGAACTTCGGCAAGCTGGCGCGCGGCCGCATCAGCACCGATGACATCGCCATCACCACGCGCCAGCTCGCGACCCTGCTGGGCGCGGGCGTCACCCTGGTGGAGGCGCTCACCGCGCTGGTGGATCAGGTGGAGAAGGAGCGGCTCAAGCTCATCCTCTCCGAGGTGAAGAGCCGGGTGAACGAGGGCTCCTCGCTCGCCGACGCGCTCGCCACGCACCAGAAGGTGTTCGGCTCGCTCTACGTGAACATGATCCGCGCCGGCGAGCACTCGGGCGCGCTCGACAAGGTGCTCATGCGCCTGGCCGACTTCACCGAGAGCCAGTCCAAGCTGCAGCAGAAGATCGTCGGCACCATGACCTACCCGGCCATCATGGTGCTGGTGGGCGTGGGCATCCTCACCCTGCTCATGGTGGTGGTCATCCCCAAGGTGACGAAGATCTTCACCACCATGAAGGCCACCCTGCCCTGGACCACGCGCCTGCTCATCTGGACGAGCACCATGCTGCAGGACTGGTGGTTCATCATCTTCCCCACGCTCTTCGCCATCATCTTCGGCCTGACGTCCTACTTCCGCAGCCCCAAGGGCAAGCCGGTGTGGGACCGCTACGCGCTCAAGGCCCCCATCTTCGGGGGGCTGCTGCGGCTGCTGGCCATCTCCCGCTTCGCGCGCACGCTCGCCACCCTGCTCAAGAGCGGCGTGCCCCTGCTCACCGCCATGGACATCACCAAGGCGGTCATCACCAACTCGGTGCTGGCCGACGTGGTGGAGAAGGCGCGCGATGCCATCCGCGAGGGCGAGAGCATCGCCACGCCCCTCAAGCGCTCGGGCGAGTTCCCGCCGCTCGTCTACCACATGGTGTCGATTGGCGAGAAATCCGGCCAGCTCGAGGACATGCTCCTGTCCGTCGCGGACAACTACGAGAACCAGGTCAACGTGCGCATCGGCGCCCTCACCTCCATGCTCGAGCCCCTGCTCACGGTGTTCATGGGCGTGATGATTGCATTCGTGGCCTTCTCGGTCCTGATGCCGATTCTCCAGGTGAACTCGGCCATCCGGTGA
- the gspE gene encoding type II secretion system ATPase GspE → MSLLADAPPAVPPDAATQVIAQGPTTLCGRPLGEILRRTSGLTEDKLQEALQLQADKGGRLGEVLVGLKALSEEEVAKALGLQLDLPYLARIFIEEIDPELIKRVPINFAKQARILPLSVEEGAVALAVADPLDTTVLDHARMLLGQDVLPRIALASTIVDAINSVYDRATNEAEQLVGELEAQDLDSIAQEIDEVKDLIDVEGDEAPVIRLVNSVLFRAAKERASDIHIEPMERELMVRFRVDGVLQEIIKPPKRYQSAIVSRVKVMGQLNIAEKRLPQDGRIRIKMAGRDIDIRLSTIPTTYGERIVMRLLDKNTTLLDLTELGMAKSMLDQMEHLIRRPHGIVLVTGPTGSGKTTTLYGALSRINTPDLNILTVEDPVEYQLKGIGQMAISPKIGLTFAQGLRSFLRQDPDVIMVGEIRDKETAEIAIQASLTGHLVFSTVHTNDAASAITRLVDMGVEPFLVASSLTGVLAQRLVRRVCPDCRVQYTPTDEELREISLNRATLKERHGVEKIYKAAGCTSCSQNGYRGRTGIYELLFVDDTVRQLALKNVDSSTIKKAAMSNGMHTLLDDGARKIALGETTIAEVLSITQEDL, encoded by the coding sequence ATGAGCCTGCTCGCTGACGCCCCTCCCGCCGTCCCCCCGGACGCCGCCACCCAGGTCATCGCCCAGGGCCCCACCACCCTGTGCGGCCGGCCCCTCGGGGAGATCCTCCGCCGCACCAGCGGCCTCACCGAGGACAAGCTCCAGGAGGCGCTGCAGCTCCAGGCCGACAAGGGTGGCCGGCTGGGGGAGGTCCTCGTGGGCCTCAAGGCCCTGAGCGAGGAGGAGGTGGCCAAGGCGCTCGGGCTCCAGCTGGACCTGCCCTACCTGGCGCGCATCTTCATCGAGGAGATCGATCCGGAGCTCATCAAGCGCGTGCCCATCAACTTCGCCAAGCAGGCGCGCATCCTGCCGCTGTCCGTGGAGGAGGGGGCCGTGGCGCTCGCGGTGGCGGATCCCCTGGACACCACGGTGTTGGATCACGCGCGCATGCTGCTCGGCCAGGACGTGCTGCCGCGCATCGCGCTCGCCTCCACCATCGTGGACGCCATCAACAGCGTCTATGACCGCGCCACCAACGAGGCCGAGCAGCTCGTGGGCGAGTTGGAGGCGCAGGACCTGGACTCGATCGCCCAGGAGATCGACGAGGTCAAGGATCTCATCGACGTGGAGGGAGACGAGGCCCCGGTCATCCGGCTCGTCAACTCGGTGCTCTTCCGCGCCGCCAAGGAGCGCGCGAGCGACATCCACATCGAGCCCATGGAGCGCGAGCTCATGGTGCGCTTCCGCGTGGACGGCGTGCTGCAGGAGATCATCAAGCCGCCCAAGCGCTACCAGAGCGCCATCGTCAGCCGCGTGAAGGTCATGGGGCAGCTGAACATCGCGGAGAAGCGCCTGCCGCAGGACGGCCGCATCCGCATCAAGATGGCCGGCCGCGACATCGACATCCGTCTGTCCACCATCCCCACCACGTATGGCGAGCGCATCGTCATGCGACTGCTCGACAAGAACACCACGCTCCTGGATCTGACCGAGCTGGGCATGGCCAAGAGCATGCTCGATCAGATGGAGCACCTCATCCGGCGCCCGCACGGCATCGTCCTGGTGACGGGCCCCACCGGTAGCGGCAAGACGACCACGCTCTATGGCGCGCTCTCGCGCATCAACACCCCGGACCTGAACATCCTCACCGTCGAGGACCCGGTCGAGTACCAGCTCAAGGGCATCGGCCAGATGGCCATCAGCCCGAAGATCGGCCTGACGTTCGCCCAGGGGCTGCGCTCCTTCCTGCGTCAGGACCCGGACGTCATCATGGTGGGCGAGATCCGCGACAAGGAGACGGCGGAAATCGCCATCCAGGCGTCGCTCACGGGCCACCTGGTGTTCTCCACGGTGCACACCAACGACGCGGCGAGCGCCATCACCCGTCTGGTGGACATGGGCGTGGAACCCTTCCTCGTGGCCTCCTCGCTCACCGGCGTGCTCGCCCAGCGTCTGGTGCGCCGCGTGTGCCCGGACTGCCGCGTGCAGTACACGCCCACCGACGAGGAGCTGCGCGAGATCAGCCTCAACCGCGCGACGCTCAAGGAGCGCCACGGGGTGGAGAAGATCTACAAGGCCGCCGGGTGCACGTCCTGCAGCCAGAACGGCTACCGCGGCCGTACGGGCATCTACGAGCTGCTCTTCGTGGACGACACCGTGCGCCAGCTCGCCCTGAAGAACGTGGACTCCTCCACCATCAAGAAGGCCGCCATGAGCAATGGCATGCACACGCTGCTGGACGACGGCGCGCGCAAGATCGCCCTGGGCGAGACGACCATCGCCGAGGTGCTGAGCATCACCCAAGAGGATCTCTAA